In Desulfobulbaceae bacterium, a single genomic region encodes these proteins:
- a CDS encoding DNA polymerase III subunit beta, with protein sequence DGKLTLNSQNIDIGNAKEELAINYSGTEMNLGFNGKYFVEAIQVMNSNKVKAYINSEKSPCLIEGDDDPGFMTIIMPMKI encoded by the coding sequence GATGGAAAACTCACTTTAAATTCACAAAATATAGATATAGGAAATGCAAAAGAAGAATTAGCTATTAATTATAGTGGCACTGAAATGAATCTTGGATTCAACGGTAAATATTTTGTTGAAGCTATTCAGGTAATGAATAGCAATAAAGTAAAAGCCTATATTAATAGTGAGAAAAGCCCTTGTTTAATTGAAGGTGATGATGATCCTGGTTTTATGACTATTATTATGCCAATGAAAATATGA